Within the Rosa rugosa chromosome 2, drRosRugo1.1, whole genome shotgun sequence genome, the region CCACCCGGTTGCTGTCTCGATCAAATACGTACATTACATTTAATCCTAGCGACCTAGCCTTTGATGCGTACTATGAATGGATAAGAGAGTTGGCAGCTTCTAGATAGCAACTTTTGCATACATAGCGAACGTGACATTGGCACATTGCTTACAAAAATCTTAAACTAACGCATTGTTATGCATATCGATATCATCAATCCTTTTAAACATGATGAGATAATTTGATCCTAATGATATTTAGATCAGATACAAGAGATTTTAAATATGCTAATATGTGATATTACATATTAGAGATTATCATGAAGATTGAGTGAACAACAATAAAAGttagagagcgagagagagcaAAGCCAAAACCTTTTAACAAGAAAAACAGTGAAAGAGAAAATTATCATAAACAACTTACATATATTTGACTAACTAGTATTGCATAACTGTAAAAGTATGTCACccaataactttttttttttttttttaaagaaaagattTCATTGAGATTTTAACGAGTACACTCATTGGCATCCTTTATAAATTCGGGAGCGATTACAAACCAAACTTGGCTATCAGTAGTACACAAAGCTTGACTTGCTAACTTATCTGCTATTTTATTGGCTTCACGTGGAGCATACATGATCTTATAGTGAGAATTAGCCCGCATCAATTCTCGTACATCTTCAAGTAGAAAACCCATAATAGAGCAGTCTATGGTGTCTTGGTTCAAAGCTTGAACCAACATCATGCAATCTGTCTCAAATTCAACTTTCACATAGTTCATACTCTGGGCCAATTTCATTCCCTCATGTACTGCTAGCAACTCAGCATGAAATGGAGACTTGCATCTCCGACAAAGTACTACGGTCCCCTGGATGGCAATTGGGGACTTTAATGCAGTTCTCGGCGCTCATGAAACTAAGGGTGGGGCTATTCCAGCTCGATCTTCGTGTGAGGATTTTCGCAGCACTATTGAGCTTTGTAATTTTACTCATCTTGGTACTTCCGGTTCTTTTTTCACTTGGTCTAGAGGTCGTGGACAGCGGCGATTGGAAAGACGTCTTGATAGGTTGGGTTTTTTTCTCAAAGGCGCGTGCACGCGCGTTCCCAAGTTCACAGCTATCGCTATCTTCACTATTCACATTACTCACATAATGTTATCCGACCAATTGATGGAGAAGTTACCTGATCAAATTGTCGCATCGCTGCCACTTTGAAAGCTCTTGTAGTATCACGGAATACAACCCCTGAACCACCTCTATTACATGAAGCAAGAAAAGATCCATCACTATTGCATTTAAGCCAATCATCTGCTAGAGTAGACCACTCTTTTCTTTGAGCACGTGGTGTTGTGCCTTTGTCATTTGCCTTTGAAAATTCATTAAACCAACTCATGGCTAACAAAGCAGCTTCAGTAGGATGATGTTTCTTACCTTCCCATAATTGAGAGTTACGATTAGTCCACATTGACCATGTTAGCATAAGAGCTTGTGCAAATTGCTCCTTATTGAGCACTCTAGATAACTCCAGAAGTCCATCCTTCAAATCTGAAATTGCCAACGTTGGCAATGATATATTGGCAGCCTCCCACACTTCCCTTGTATAGGGACATTGGGTGAACAAATGGACACCATTCTCCACATCATTATCACACATTAAACAAGTCATGTAACCAATATATCCTGTATAACTAAGACAAGTTCTAGTAGGTAAAATATTAACACAGGATCTCCAAGCATGCAAAGCAACTTTACTCGGCACCTTAGCATTCCATATTGCTGCCCATAATTTTTTATACGGGTCTACTGGTGTTGGGGGAGCCAAGACCAATCCCAGTGCAATGTCTCATGCAACAAAGTAAGCACTATTGGTAGTGAAAAAACTTTTCTTGTGAAAATGCCAAACTAACTTGTCATTCCAAGCTCTATGACTCAGAGGTATACTTAGAATCAAATCTCTATCAGTCGAGGTGAACCACTGATTAAGCTTCTCAACATCCCATTTCATTGTGTAAGGATCAATTAACTCCACTACTTCTGTTGGAGCATCTCTTGGAGGAGGGGAAGAAGGGCATCTAGGGAAAGAATTTGGGAGCCAATTAACAATCATGCCAAATATTAACTAACTCCCCATCACCAATCTACCATCTCAATCCCCATAATAATACAACTTTAGCTTCCCAAACACTGCGCCACAAGAAAGAAGGACGATCACCCAATTTTGCAGTACTAAAATCACCATTTGGAAAGTACACTGCCTTGTACAATCTAGCAATATTAAGTGAGTTAGGGTTTTTCATAATCCTCCATCCTTTCTTAGCAAGCATTGCATGGTTAAACCAATTGAGGTTCTTAAAACCCATACCACCCTCCATCTTAGGGACACACAACCTATCCCATGATCTCCAATGAATCTTTTGCTTTTCTTCAAAGTCCCCTCACCAGAATCTTGCACACAACTGTCGTTAATCTTCACATAAACCCAAAGACAACAGGTAACAATTCATGACATAATTTGGGACTGTTTGTGCAACTGCTTTGATCAAAATTTCTTTTCCCACACCACTTAGCAGCTTTTCACGCCAACTCACAACCTTCTTGGTTAGCTTCTCTTTTAAGTAGATAAAGCTGCAGTCTTGGATCTACCCACGTATGTAGGCAACCCTAAGTATCtcttatgtttatcaacatgcTCGACCCCAAGTAAACTAGCTAAGTACAACTGTCTGTCCATACTTACATTCTTACTAAAAGCTACACTACTCTTATGTAAATTCACCCGCTGACCAGAGGCCACCTTATAAGTATACAAAATATTTCGATATTGTTGACACTCCTCCTCTGTAGCTACTACAAACAAAAAACTGTCATCAACAAATAATAAGTGATGTATTTTTTTAGCAGATGGTGCAATCACGACCCCCTAAATCCACTGATGCTGAACAATTTGCTCAATTAGTGAAGACAGACCCTCCgcacataaaataaataaataaggggATAAGGGATCCTCCTGTCTGATACCTCTGGAAGGTCTAACATAACCACGCACTTCCCCATTCACCATAAAAGAATAACTGACTGTACTGATGCTAGCCATAATCAGCTCCACCCATTCATTAGCAAAACCCAACTTTAAAAGCATAGCCTGTAAAAAAATCCCATTCCAATCTGTCGTATGCTTTGCTGATGTCAAGCTTCAAAGAAAATTGACCACCTCCCCCTCCTCGATTATTGTTTAAGAAGTGAGCCATTTCAGTTGCTACAAGAGTGTTGTCGGAAATTAACCTTCCAGGTAGAAATGCACTTTGCAATGGTGAAATAACATCTCCCAAAATTTTGTTCAATTTGTTAGCAAGCACTTTTGAACAAACTCTATATAGCATATTACATAAAGCAACTGGACGCAGATCAGTCATATGCTTCGGGTCTTTTACTTTGGGGATCAAAGTAACATGAGTCTAATTAACTTATTTAATCAGAGATCCTGATGACAAGAAATGTCTTACTACTGTACAAACATCAGGGCCAAACGTGCTCCaatgtttttgaaaaaagaaTGGGGACATACCATCTGGGCCTGGAGACTTTGATGGATGCATCTGGATCAACGCAGTCTTCATTTCATCATCGGAATAGGGAGCCAACAGTTCTTGGTTCATGGCTTCAGATACCTTAGACTGCACAGTATTAAGAATCATGTCCCTAGCAGTATTGTTAGACCCCTCTGTGAGAAATAGCTTTTGATAATAAGAATTAATTACCCCCTCAATTTCTTGAGCCTCGTTCACCCATCTGCCTGACTCGTCAAATAAGCCCATAATCATATTCCGCTGCCTCCTTTTTGAAGCACGACGGTGGAAATAAGCCGTATTACGGTCTCCTACCTTCAACCATAATGCCCTAGACCTCTAAATCCACATAGTTTCTTCCTGCGTAAGCAATTCCTGGAACTTGGCCTGGAGAGTCTGCTTCTCTGCAAGATCATTGGCACTAAAAGGGGCTTTCAACAATTCATCTAGACGAAATCTCACAGCTCTCATCTCAACCTGGCGAAACCGAAAAGTATTTCGCTGCCAACTAAACAATTATCTCCCAGTTTGCTTTATTCTCTGGAAAACACGGCTCATTGGGTCTCCATTTGTTATAGTCTGCCATCCTCGCTTTATCACCTCCTCACACTCTTGGTGAGTAGCCCAAAGCTGCTCAAACCAGAACCTTGTTTTCCGCCTCCTAGTCTGTGGAGTCGAAGTGTCACAAACCTCTACTAATAGAGGACTATGATCTGACGAACTTGAGTGTAGGTGAGTGGTGCGTGAGCATGGAAACAGATTACGCAGCTCCACAGTCCATAAACTACGATCTAGTCTCTCCTTAGTCTAATGGTCAAACCATGTATACGGACTACCACAGTACCCCATATCAAGTAGGGCACAATCAACCATTGCCTGCTTGAAAGTTTGCATCTGCGCCAACCTCCTCATCACTTCTACCGTTTTCTCAGAACTGACAGCACTCTCATTGAAATCCCCAACTAAAAGCGAAGGCAAAGATGATTACGCTGCAAATTGGCACATCAAACTCCATGTTGCATGCCTATCCGCCATCCAAGCATACCCATATATTTCCGTCAGCCGCCATTCCTCCGCCGACCCTCTGCTCCTAATTGATACATCCACATGCTGGTCAAAATAGTTCCGAATATGAACTAGGACATCGTTCATCCACAAGAAAGCAATGCCCTGTGATTCGTCCCCCTTTGGAAAGCCTAAGTAGTTATCAAATCCCACCTTCAATCTCAAAGTTTCAAGCTGCTTTTCATTGCACAGTGTTTCAGAGAGGAAAAGAATTTTGGATCTCTCCTGCCTGATGATATCAACCAAAGGCCTATGCCTTGAACTTCCAATAATCCCCCTACAATTCCAAGCCAAAATTCTGAAGCTCATGCTTTCCTTTGCAGCCGATCAGTAGCCGTTCCACCGTCGTACTGTCGTCGTTGCTGATGCACGACGATTCTGATGCAGGCACACCGTACCACAGTGGCCCAAACTAGATGCCTCTTTTGTCGAGAGGACGGGATGCCCAGGCAGCAAGTGTCGCCGAGATAGAGCAGCAGCCATCGATGCCGGAGCTGCCAATATTAACAGGTGAAAACCTGATTTAGGGTTTCCTTAGGAGCGAATTTAGGGTGAAAACCTGATCAATTTTCATTTGACTTTGTGAAAGATATTCATGCTTTTGTAAAAGAAGTGAAAATATGTCACCCAATAACTTGATGTGTTGGGTACTGAAATTAAAGAAAGAGCACAAACATAGAAATATTTAGTTtaaggggtcgtgaccacttacccaatttgaGCCTAAAAATTACCCACTTACTCCACTGAGAGTTTTTTagtcccatttacccaatctaacatttaTTGACAGTTTTAAccttattttaattaataaattacactcatctccctctctctctctctctctctctctctctctcacacacacacacacacacatccgcCTCCTCACCCAGATCACCGTCGTCAAGCCCTAGGCCTCGTAGCTTCTATCACCGCTGGCTACCAATGGGCATTTCTCACCATCACCGCCGCCTACTCCATCGTCGAGCCCTAGGCCTCCATAATcgtcactctctctttctctctcatcgcCGTCCCCCCCTCCTGTCTCTGATCCCATCTCCGAACAATCAAGTCCCAAATCTGGGACGAGGCTTCGGTGAACGAAGCCATCCTCGAATCCTTGGAGTCGATCGAGGTTTTGGACCGCAGCCAAGGGATTCTGATCATGGACTCCAGATTCCGAGTTCACTACCATCTCCGCCGGACGGCGATTGGGGATGGTGATCTCGTAGCCGGAGTTCATAGCGGAGTTGGGTGTCGAGGACTGGATGGCAgcaaaggaggaggaggggagGAGGTCCTTGAAGAAGGTGTATAACTCGGAGCTCTTGAGGGACAAAAGCTCCAGGTCGAGCTGCGGCAGCCAGTGGCGTGGCTTCACGACGCCGTCTTTCTTCTCCACTTGTTccagttcttcttctccattcaAGCTTTTCCGGTAATCTGCGACAGCCTCGAGTTCCTTCACTCACAGAGCTTTCCCTCAATTTATCTCTTTTCAGCTCTTCCGGCTGCCTCGATTTTGGCACCGAGATCCAATTGCTAAGAAACAATTGGTTTTGCATTGTGAATTGCTCAGTGATCATGTTTAATAATTAGTACTGCTTCAAGTTtgagatttgattttgtttcaagTTTGTTTCTATCGTTTTGAATCGTTTTTGGGTGGTAATAGTGCGACACAAATgattattagagggcaataatatgattattgggatgcaataatacgattattgggggtcaataatatgattactggggagcaataatatgattactaggtattattagggggcaatgaaatcggacgccggaatccggttacTGGTCTGGTagtcggattcgggattccggtcaccggtggccggattccggattccggATTCCTGTCACCTGTTGCcgaattccggtcaccggagtccgcggccggccacccTTCACTGGAGTCCGAtgaggtctccgatgacttctctctctaagtgacaaagaaggagagggcaaaattgtcctaaaaataaataaaaagcaataaaaaataaacttaattgggtattagggcaaaatatatataaaatatttgtAAGTTGGCAATcttttagagtgtttgggtaagtggggttaattaacctcaaaattgagtaaatgatcattttcccttagTTTAATAACTTTTCCTTACTCTCAAggccttcctttttttttttttttttttacaacttATTGGTGAAGATTTACCGTACGTGAATCTTCATTGTAATTTATTTGttcataaaaaagaaaaattatttaaaagcAGTCCTTTCTAGTTTCTACTTTATTGGTATCAAATTTAGTCATCAACAAATATGACCAAATATATTGATTGGGAAACACATACATGTTACAAAATAGAGAAATTAGTCATATAATATAATGAAAAGGTTCATGCATTTCCAATTCAATGGTGTTAAGAAGTATAAATTAACTATCATCAAGTGCAAGTTGAGTTTTTGGGATACATTGCACAAATCTGAAGACTTGTTGGGTAGCGCAAATTTGGACAAGCCTTGTGGGAGCATTAATCACTTGCAATCTAACTATAAACTACTCATTCGGTGTCTGTGTCCTTTTTGTTGGAGTACAGATATAACACAACCACCCCTGCACATTAATATATGATTTGGTCAAGTTAACAGCAAGAACGGACTGGAATTTCTTACCTAACAGACTACAGACTGGAACTCCAACCCCAGGGATGGGGGATCTGAAACTACACGTGTGTGTGACCCTACTCGTAACTAtatctctgtttctctctcaaacatgcatgcatgcacgACCACGCACTTTTTGTCTTGCATGCCATGGCAAAGAATTTCAGGCTTTTCATCCCCAAGTTATTTGTACAATGGACAAGAAAACGCCCGAAGGAAATAACTACATCGAAACAGCTTGCAGTATCAGAGAGTCCAATCCACGTTTTAAGATATCGTACGCTTTGGGACGGACCCAACTTATATCTTTTTGTAGACCCGTCATACTGTGAATATATGAATTGCGTTAAAGCATTTCACGGGGCCGGTGGTTTATAATGTTTCTGAGCTGGTGGGTTGCCTCCCCCAGTCTAAATACCCATTGCCCAAAAAACAAGAAGCACTTCACAAGTTCACATTTCTTTACCCGAGTGAGATTTGCAACAGCTGCCTGTTAGTGCGTCATACTCCAGTATTGGGACAGGATATTGGGCGAACATAGCCGTAAAGTCGTTAAGACCCAAGGATATTGAGAGGCAGTCAAAAGTAATGGGGTTTACAAGATATAAATCCTAAAGCAAATAAATCTAGAGTCCACCAGAGAAACGAAAagtctcaatttgattgataataataTGAAATCTGTCTACAGcagtttaaggttgcttatatagtAGAAAAGAAACTTTAGGGCGACTAATTGttggttttttgtttaattattaaGATTCAAAACTCATATTactatttatttaaattgaagAGTCATGTTTTTTGAAAAGGTTACGAAGAGTTCTACAAATGCTCAACTCTTgagacaaagagagagagttttttgtGCTATACTATCATTCATCTTTCcccttttaatttatttttcctaATCCTCGGGCAACTGATAAACTCTTGGCATTTTGTTTACCGTTAGTCATACAAAGCGGATTAGACATCATATGAGACTTCAAGGGTTGTATATTAGAGTTGTAGACGACCGTTATGACCTGCACCGACTTTAGGACAATGAATGCCGTGCCTCTCCTATACTCACAGGCTTGACTCTTCATATCTCTTATTCCTTATATTATTTGTGTCTATATGATGTGCTCAATTAATTCAATTGATTGTGCTGCTagattatatatattaaatatgaatATTTGATACCATATACCTAAAAGCCCACCGCGAAGCCACTCCTTGACGATCAAACACAGTAGTAGCAGGAGAACTCAACGATATATGGACAGACAACAACCACGACGTGATTCAGAAAGCCACAGTCCGTGAGCAATTAATGTCCGAGTGTCCGACTTTCTCATAACTTGGAAGTCTTAAACCGATCGAAGATCCATGCCCATCATGACCTCTGCCAACCGGATAAGAATCGAGTTCGGGTTCGCACCTCGCACCATCCCTTCATTCAGCTTTTGCGGTCTAAGTCAAGTACCTTACCCAACGAGCTGTTTCAAGTTGGCATAGTACATGAGGTATATATGCCCGTGGAATACGAGAACTCTCCACCCACAATAGAATTGTACGTAGAGATAGCTAGGCACCTCCTCAAAGGGATCT harbors:
- the LOC133730525 gene encoding uncharacterized protein LOC133730525, with the translated sequence MEGGMGFKNLNWFNHAMLAKKGWRIMKNPNSLNIARLYKAVCPSSPPPRDAPTEVVELIDPYTMKWDVEKLNQWFTSTDRDLILSIPLSHRAWNDNYTGYIGYMTCLMCDNDVENGVHLFTQCPYTREVWEAANISLPTLAISDLKDGLLELSRVLNKEQFAQALMLTWSMWTNRNSQLWEGKKHHPTEAALLAMSWFNEFSKANDKGTTPRAQRKEWSTLADDWLKCNSDGSFLASCNRGGSGVVFRDTTRAFKVAAMRQFDQGTVVLCRRCKSPFHAELLAVHEGMKLAQSMNYVKVEFETDCMMLVQALNQDTIDCSIMGFLLEDVRELMRANSHYKIMYAPREANKIADKLASQALCTTDSQVWFVIAPEFIKDANECTR